One Methylocaldum marinum DNA window includes the following coding sequences:
- a CDS encoding Rieske 2Fe-2S domain-containing protein: protein MAFTVICHKNDVTEGSMGFFQAGKKSVLVVWPTGGELKAYRGRCPHADMPLNEASFDGKTIKCQHHQWGFDCTSGKCVTHIVRHVLHPYELRVEGDEIQVDVGPVKPPRSAAGVHESSKT from the coding sequence ATGGCATTCACCGTGATTTGTCACAAGAACGACGTGACCGAAGGGAGTATGGGGTTCTTCCAGGCCGGAAAAAAGAGCGTACTGGTGGTTTGGCCGACAGGCGGCGAGCTCAAGGCGTATCGCGGACGCTGCCCACATGCCGACATGCCCTTGAACGAGGCGAGCTTTGACGGGAAGACAATCAAGTGCCAGCACCATCAATGGGGCTTCGACTGCACCAGCGGCAAGTGTGTGACACACATCGTCCGCCACGTCCTCCACCCCTACGAATTGCGGGTTGAGGGTGACGAGATTCAGGTCGACGTCGGGCCGGTCAAGCCGCCGCGCTCAGCTGCCGGAGTCCACGAGTCCTCGAAAACGTAA